In Devosia litorisediminis, one genomic interval encodes:
- a CDS encoding Gfo/Idh/MocA family protein — translation MRLLILGTGGMANTHAKHFAAIDGVTLVGGVDVDPARVEAFNLVHGIERGFGSLDAAIAWGQFDAIANVTPDSIHHPTTMAALRAGKHVFCEKPLATDHTKAMEMTELAEQMGLINMVNLTYRNVSQLQKAREIVQSGAVGKVKHFEASYLQSWLVSKAWGDWRTESQWLWRLSKKHGSNGVLGDIGVHILDFAAFGAGSDFSKVFCRLETFDKAENNRIGEYDLDANDSFAMTAQLENGALGVIHATRWATGHFNELRLRVYGELGSVEVQHRHDWSKLLTCLGDDAETGAWTEVAVDPVPTNYMRFVDAVRAGKNDEPSFRHATNIQTVLDLATASDRDRLELKV, via the coding sequence ATGCGTCTGCTCATTCTGGGGACTGGTGGCATGGCCAACACCCATGCCAAGCACTTTGCTGCCATTGACGGGGTGACCCTGGTTGGCGGGGTGGATGTGGACCCGGCACGGGTCGAGGCGTTCAATCTGGTGCATGGCATTGAACGCGGCTTCGGCTCGCTGGATGCGGCCATTGCCTGGGGCCAGTTTGACGCCATTGCCAATGTGACGCCTGACTCGATCCATCACCCGACCACCATGGCGGCGCTGCGGGCGGGCAAGCATGTGTTCTGCGAGAAGCCGCTGGCGACCGATCATACCAAGGCCATGGAAATGACCGAACTGGCCGAGCAGATGGGCCTGATCAACATGGTCAACCTGACCTATCGCAATGTCAGCCAGCTGCAAAAGGCGCGCGAGATCGTGCAGTCCGGCGCGGTGGGCAAGGTCAAGCATTTCGAGGCCAGCTATCTGCAGAGCTGGCTGGTATCCAAGGCCTGGGGCGACTGGCGCACTGAAAGCCAGTGGCTGTGGCGGCTATCGAAAAAGCATGGCTCGAACGGCGTGCTGGGTGATATCGGCGTGCATATTCTGGACTTTGCGGCCTTTGGTGCGGGTAGCGATTTCTCCAAGGTCTTCTGCCGGCTCGAAACCTTCGACAAGGCCGAAAACAACCGGATTGGCGAATATGACCTGGATGCCAATGACAGCTTCGCCATGACGGCGCAGCTCGAGAACGGGGCGCTGGGCGTGATCCATGCCACGCGCTGGGCGACCGGGCATTTCAATGAATTGCGGTTGCGGGTTTATGGCGAGCTGGGCTCGGTAGAAGTGCAGCACCGCCATGACTGGAGCAAGCTGCTAACCTGTCTAGGCGACGATGCGGAAACCGGCGCCTGGACAGAAGTGGCTGTGGATCCGGTGCCAACCAATTACATGCGCTTTGTCGATGCGGTGCGGGCGGGCAAGAATGACGAGCCCAGTTTCCGCCACGCGACCAATATCCAGACCGTGCTGGATCTGGCGACCGCGTCTGACCGCGATCGGCTGGAGCTGAAGGTCTAG
- a CDS encoding GlsB/YeaQ/YmgE family stress response membrane protein yields the protein MGILWAIIVGFLAGLIAKWITPGDNKPSGFILTTVLGIVGSLLATWLGQAIGWYGAGDGAGFIASIVGAVIILLVWTQLARR from the coding sequence ATGGGAATACTCTGGGCCATCATCGTTGGTTTTCTTGCCGGTCTGATCGCCAAATGGATCACGCCGGGCGACAACAAGCCGAGCGGGTTCATCCTGACCACCGTGCTGGGTATTGTCGGCTCGCTGCTGGCGACCTGGCTGGGGCAGGCCATTGGCTGGTATGGCGCCGGTGATGGCGCTGGTTTCATCGCCTCGATCGTGGGGGCGGTGATCATCTTGCTGGTCTGGACGCAGTTGGCGCGTCGCTAG
- a CDS encoding bifunctional metallophosphatase/5'-nucleotidase, with the protein MKKLLLGATALTLCAGFSSVAHADFTLNILHINDFHSRFDPISKYDADCNAEDDAAGECFGGIARLKTIIDDTRAKYADGNSLLLSAGDNFQGSLYYTTYKSKVVSDFFNQMGFDVVATGNHEFDDGPAEFMKFIEAAEFPIIGGNFDVTRDENLAGKIKGSIVVEVGGEKIGIIGATTEDTPDISSPGDDVEFTDIIQYVRGASEALDAAGVNKIIVLSHIGYTVDMDLAAALPLVDVIVGGHSHTLLSNTDENAAGPYPTMVTNPDGIEVAVVQANQYGKHLGDIAITWDDNGVVTKAEGEPYLIDASVTGNEDFKGQLAELAAPIAEAMNVVIGTTTTPIEGSRDVCRAMECTMGNLVADAMLDRASGQGASIAIQNGGGLRASIDEGEITMGEVVTVLPFSNTLATVQISGADVIEALENGVSDVENGAGRFPQVAGLKYTATLTNAAGERISDVMVGSGDSYAPIDEDATYTVVTNNYMRGGGDGYGTFASGDNPYDFGPPLEQVLADYIAKLGGEYTPMTDGRITIVN; encoded by the coding sequence ATGAAAAAACTACTTCTCGGCGCTACGGCGCTTACCCTCTGCGCTGGATTTTCCAGCGTTGCCCACGCGGATTTCACGCTGAATATCCTCCATATCAACGACTTCCACTCCCGCTTCGACCCGATCTCCAAATACGACGCGGACTGTAATGCCGAGGACGATGCGGCTGGCGAATGCTTTGGCGGTATCGCGCGCCTCAAGACCATCATCGATGACACCCGCGCCAAATATGCAGACGGCAACAGCCTGCTGCTGTCGGCCGGCGACAATTTCCAGGGCTCGCTCTACTACACCACCTACAAGTCCAAGGTGGTCTCGGACTTCTTCAATCAGATGGGTTTTGACGTCGTTGCCACCGGCAACCACGAATTCGACGACGGTCCCGCTGAATTCATGAAGTTTATCGAGGCAGCCGAATTCCCCATCATTGGCGGCAATTTCGACGTCACCCGCGATGAAAACCTTGCTGGCAAGATCAAGGGCTCCATCGTCGTTGAAGTTGGCGGCGAAAAGATCGGCATCATCGGCGCCACCACCGAAGATACCCCCGACATTTCCTCGCCCGGCGATGATGTCGAGTTCACCGACATCATCCAGTATGTCCGCGGTGCCTCCGAAGCGCTCGACGCCGCTGGCGTCAACAAGATCATCGTGCTCAGCCACATCGGCTACACCGTCGACATGGATCTGGCAGCAGCCCTGCCACTGGTCGACGTGATCGTGGGTGGCCACAGCCACACACTGCTCTCCAATACCGATGAAAACGCCGCTGGCCCCTACCCCACAATGGTCACCAATCCAGACGGCATTGAAGTCGCCGTGGTTCAGGCCAACCAGTATGGCAAGCATCTGGGCGATATCGCCATCACCTGGGACGACAACGGCGTTGTCACCAAGGCTGAAGGCGAACCCTACCTGATCGACGCCTCGGTCACCGGCAATGAAGACTTCAAGGGTCAGCTCGCCGAACTGGCAGCCCCGATTGCTGAAGCCATGAACGTGGTCATCGGCACCACCACCACCCCGATTGAAGGCTCACGCGATGTCTGCCGCGCCATGGAATGCACCATGGGCAATCTCGTCGCCGACGCCATGCTTGATCGCGCTTCGGGTCAGGGCGCATCCATCGCCATCCAGAACGGCGGCGGACTGCGTGCCTCCATCGACGAAGGCGAAATCACCATGGGTGAAGTCGTCACCGTGCTGCCATTCTCCAACACGCTGGCAACCGTGCAGATCAGCGGTGCAGACGTCATCGAAGCGCTCGAAAACGGCGTCAGCGATGTCGAAAACGGTGCAGGTCGCTTCCCACAGGTTGCCGGTCTGAAATACACCGCCACCCTGACCAATGCCGCTGGCGAACGCATCAGTGACGTCATGGTTGGTTCGGGCGACAGCTACGCGCCGATCGATGAAGACGCCACCTATACCGTGGTCACCAACAACTACATGCGTGGCGGCGGCGACGGTTACGGCACCTTCGCTTCGGGCGACAACCCATACGACTTTGGCCCACCACTTGAGCAGGTCCTGGCCGACTACATCGCCAAGCTCGGCGGCGAGTACACGCCAATGACCGATGGCCGTATCACCATCGTCAACTGA
- a CDS encoding GtrA family protein, which yields MSAALESLMRDVPRPAQSRHDWLGVFSFVGVGAGGALAFVVLSSVAIWMQTGLADWLVNTLSYAVLILPVYLMHHRYSFGSDAAHRQALPRYLAVQAMALVLAAMFSYGALNIVGLPTVLASIVVVVLTAAVNYVVLRSWAFAQDRAGIALAM from the coding sequence ATGAGTGCGGCCCTTGAGAGCCTGATGCGCGATGTACCCCGTCCGGCCCAGAGTCGGCACGACTGGCTTGGCGTGTTCAGTTTTGTCGGCGTTGGTGCGGGTGGGGCGCTGGCCTTTGTGGTGCTGTCGAGCGTGGCGATCTGGATGCAGACCGGGCTGGCCGACTGGCTGGTCAACACGCTGAGCTATGCGGTGCTGATCCTGCCGGTCTATCTGATGCATCACCGCTATTCATTTGGATCGGATGCCGCGCATCGCCAGGCGCTGCCGCGCTATCTGGCCGTGCAAGCCATGGCGCTGGTGCTGGCGGCCATGTTTTCCTACGGCGCGCTGAACATTGTGGGACTGCCCACGGTACTGGCCTCGATTGTGGTGGTGGTGCTGACCGCAGCGGTCAATTATGTGGTGCTGCGCAGCTGGGCTTTCGCACAAGATCGGGCCGGCATTGCATTGGCAATGTAG